From the Micromonospora sediminicola genome, one window contains:
- a CDS encoding IS630 family transposase produces MAEPVRVRRLSDQEGQQLLRITRRGTGSAVRLRRAMVVLASAGGNTVPAIARLVQADEDTVRQVIHRFNEMGMVSLDPQWAGGRPRLISDDDEAFIVETASARPEALGRPFTRWSVRKLADYLTGHAARRVRIGRERLRQILHQHRITFQRTKTWKESTDPDRDVKLARIEYVTAHFPQRVFAFDEFGPLVIRPQAGAGWAPSGHPQRLPANYHKLHGVRQFHGCYSVGDDQLWGVVRRRKSATNTLAALKSIRAARPDGAPIYVVLDNLSAHKGTKIRAWAARNKVELCFTPTYASWANPIEAQFGPLRTFVIAGSDHPNHTVLTRKLQAYLRWRNANARHPDVMAAQRRERARIRSERQQVWRQPTTRAA; encoded by the coding sequence GTGGCAGAACCCGTGCGCGTCCGGCGGCTCAGCGACCAGGAGGGTCAGCAGCTGCTGAGGATCACCCGTCGTGGTACCGGCTCGGCAGTCCGATTACGGCGGGCCATGGTCGTGCTCGCTTCAGCCGGTGGGAACACCGTGCCGGCGATCGCCCGGCTGGTGCAGGCGGATGAGGACACGGTTCGGCAGGTCATTCACCGGTTCAACGAGATGGGCATGGTCAGCCTGGACCCTCAGTGGGCGGGTGGCCGTCCCCGCCTGATCAGCGACGATGACGAAGCGTTCATCGTCGAGACGGCCAGCGCCCGCCCGGAAGCACTGGGGCGGCCGTTCACCCGCTGGAGCGTGCGGAAGCTCGCCGACTACCTCACCGGCCATGCCGCCCGCCGAGTTCGGATCGGCCGGGAGCGGCTGCGACAGATCCTGCATCAGCACAGGATCACGTTCCAGCGGACGAAGACGTGGAAGGAGTCCACCGACCCCGATCGGGATGTCAAGCTGGCCCGCATCGAGTACGTCACCGCGCATTTCCCGCAGCGGGTGTTCGCCTTTGACGAGTTCGGGCCACTGGTCATCCGTCCGCAGGCCGGTGCCGGGTGGGCGCCGTCAGGGCATCCGCAGCGGCTGCCGGCGAACTACCACAAGTTGCATGGGGTCCGGCAGTTTCACGGCTGCTACAGCGTCGGTGACGACCAACTTTGGGGTGTGGTCAGACGTCGCAAGAGCGCCACCAACACCCTGGCCGCGCTCAAATCGATCCGGGCCGCACGTCCGGACGGGGCGCCGATCTACGTCGTCCTCGACAACCTGTCCGCGCACAAGGGCACCAAGATCCGGGCGTGGGCGGCTCGGAACAAGGTCGAACTGTGCTTCACCCCGACGTATGCGTCCTGGGCCAACCCGATCGAAGCGCAGTTCGGCCCGCTGCGGACCTTCGTGATCGCCGGCTCCGACCACCCGAATCACACCGTCCTGACCCGCAAACTGCAGGCCTACCTGCGCTGGCGAAACGCCAACGCACGCCACCCCGACGTTATGGCCGCCCAACGCCGCGAGCGCGCCCGTATTCGCAGCGAACGCCAACAAGTCTGGCGACAGCCGACCACACGTGCTGCCTGA
- a CDS encoding DUF4262 domain-containing protein, with the protein MTGIDDFLYRQGEIIDRVGWAVTLVVPSDDDTADTAPFAYTVGLTAHDYPELIIAGLDPATSQALLNDLASRVYDKAEHFRHGQRIGDLIAGYDAVIIDGDPTEQLHPGGAIGRYGPDRVRLQQVVWPDRHGRFPWDTAYGFPSAAQPLIGQP; encoded by the coding sequence GTGACCGGCATAGATGACTTCCTGTACCGCCAAGGCGAGATCATCGACAGGGTGGGCTGGGCGGTAACTCTCGTCGTCCCCAGCGACGACGACACCGCCGACACCGCACCCTTCGCCTACACCGTCGGGCTCACCGCACATGACTACCCGGAGCTGATCATCGCCGGACTGGACCCGGCTACCTCCCAAGCGCTGCTCAACGACCTCGCGAGCAGGGTCTACGACAAGGCCGAGCATTTCCGTCACGGTCAGCGCATCGGCGACCTCATCGCCGGATACGACGCGGTCATCATCGACGGCGACCCGACCGAGCAGCTGCACCCGGGCGGCGCGATCGGCCGCTACGGCCCCGACCGCGTCCGCCTGCAGCAGGTTGTCTGGCCTGACCGGCACGGCCGCTTCCCCTGGGACACCGCCTACGGGTTTCCCTCCGCCGCGCAGCCGCTGATCGGGCAGCCGTAG
- the istB gene encoding IS21-like element helper ATPase IstB yields the protein MSATASTAKVSRTPRPRQSAPGIDPIDAAIDTACTELRLPSIRDRYADIAEQALRDRANYKGFLLDLLRAEIADRDERRRQRLVRDAAFHRPKRLEDFDYDKNPQVDAVYVNNLANPAWVRAGAPLVLVGNSGTGKSHLLIGIGTAIAEHGLKVRYTTTANLVNELAEAHNEKRLSKTLYRYSRYDLLCLDEFGYLNLDRTGAKLLFQIFTEREERKAIAVASNAPFSEWDKTFTEERLCSAIVDRLTFNGYLVETGNDSYRLQSTLERNRS from the coding sequence GTGAGCGCGACCGCTTCCACCGCCAAGGTGTCCCGCACCCCGAGGCCCCGCCAGTCCGCCCCAGGCATCGACCCGATCGACGCCGCCATCGACACCGCCTGCACCGAACTGCGCCTGCCCAGCATCCGCGACCGATACGCCGACATCGCCGAACAGGCCCTGCGCGACCGCGCCAACTACAAAGGCTTCCTGCTCGACCTCCTACGCGCCGAGATCGCCGACCGTGACGAGCGGCGCAGACAACGCCTCGTCCGAGACGCCGCGTTCCACCGGCCCAAACGCCTGGAGGACTTCGACTACGACAAGAACCCCCAGGTCGATGCCGTCTACGTCAACAACCTCGCCAACCCTGCCTGGGTCCGAGCCGGCGCACCCCTGGTCCTGGTCGGCAACTCCGGCACCGGCAAGAGCCACCTGCTCATCGGCATCGGCACCGCCATCGCCGAACACGGCCTCAAGGTCCGCTACACCACCACCGCGAACCTCGTCAACGAACTCGCTGAAGCCCACAACGAGAAGCGCCTGTCCAAAACCCTCTACCGCTACTCCCGCTACGACCTGCTCTGCCTCGACGAATTCGGATACCTCAACCTCGACCGCACCGGCGCGAAACTGCTGTTCCAGATCTTCACCGAACGCGAGGAACGCAAAGCCATCGCCGTCGCCTCCAACGCCCCGTTCTCCGAATGGGACAAGACCTTCACCGAGGAACGCCTCTGCTCCGCCATCGTCGACCGCCTCACCTTCAACGGCTACCTCGTCGAGACCGGCAACGACTCCTACCGACTTCAGAGCACCCTCGAACGCAACCGCAGCTGA
- the istA gene encoding IS21 family transposase: MFTRVQLFERIRADRRADPSVSQRELARRHQVSRRTVRAALASAVPPPRKPPVRGRPLALGPVLAVVDDMLRSDVVGPRKQRHTIERICQRLAVEHGFTDASYSTVRNYVARRRPEILAEAREGRGHLDGMVPQVHPPGEEAEVDFAEAFAVVGGTQMKCYLFTLRMSFSGKAVHRVFASQGQEAFMEGHVEAFRILGGVPTRHIRYDNLKPAVRQVLFGRGRIESQRWVVFRSHYGFHAFYCLPGKDGAHEKGGVEHEGGRFRRNHLVPPPQVASLAELNDRLAAIDAAEDARHVHGAPASIGFNFGAEAPLLHPLPADDFELGTTLTPLVRRNARIVVRQCYYSVPARFIDRKVRVSLRANEVLVFDGRQVVARHPRLSRRYDYRDDLDHYLEILLVKPGALAGSTALAQARHEGSFTSAHDAFWAAARAAHGEAEGTRALIEVLLLHRQLPHAALVAGITATVNAGSCSPELVAIEARKAADAGVAANPSDAVAPVDDGVEDGLDLAEPADEPVPAGARVISLHARRLPSGTEHKPPPMSVYDQLLSHRSKGTSA; encoded by the coding sequence TTGTTCACGCGTGTTCAATTGTTCGAGCGCATCCGCGCTGATCGGCGGGCGGATCCGTCGGTGTCGCAGCGGGAGTTGGCGCGTCGGCACCAGGTGTCGCGCCGCACCGTCCGGGCGGCGTTGGCGTCGGCGGTTCCACCGCCGCGCAAGCCGCCGGTCCGCGGTCGGCCCCTCGCTCTGGGGCCGGTGCTCGCGGTGGTCGACGACATGCTGCGCTCGGACGTGGTGGGGCCGCGCAAACAGCGGCACACGATCGAGCGGATCTGCCAGCGCCTCGCCGTCGAGCACGGTTTCACCGACGCGTCGTACTCGACGGTGCGCAACTACGTCGCTCGACGACGGCCGGAGATCCTCGCTGAGGCGCGTGAGGGCCGTGGGCACCTTGACGGGATGGTGCCGCAGGTCCACCCGCCGGGTGAGGAAGCGGAGGTCGACTTCGCCGAGGCGTTCGCCGTTGTCGGTGGCACGCAGATGAAGTGTTACCTGTTCACGCTGCGGATGTCGTTCTCCGGCAAGGCGGTGCACCGGGTGTTCGCCTCCCAGGGCCAGGAGGCGTTCATGGAGGGCCACGTCGAGGCGTTTCGGATCCTCGGCGGGGTGCCGACCCGCCACATCCGCTACGACAATCTCAAACCCGCGGTGCGCCAAGTGCTGTTCGGCCGCGGCCGGATCGAGTCGCAGCGGTGGGTGGTGTTCCGCTCCCACTACGGCTTCCACGCGTTCTACTGCCTGCCCGGCAAGGACGGCGCGCACGAGAAGGGCGGGGTGGAGCATGAGGGCGGCCGGTTTCGTCGCAACCACCTGGTTCCGCCTCCGCAGGTCGCATCCCTGGCCGAGCTCAACGACCGCCTGGCCGCCATCGACGCCGCCGAAGACGCCAGGCACGTGCACGGCGCGCCGGCCAGCATCGGGTTCAACTTCGGCGCCGAGGCGCCGCTGCTGCATCCGCTTCCGGCCGACGACTTCGAGCTCGGGACCACACTCACGCCGCTGGTGCGCCGCAACGCCCGCATCGTGGTCCGGCAGTGCTACTACTCGGTGCCCGCCCGGTTCATCGACCGCAAGGTCCGGGTCAGCCTGCGAGCCAACGAGGTCCTCGTGTTCGACGGCCGGCAGGTCGTCGCCCGCCACCCGCGGCTGTCCCGCCGCTACGACTACCGCGACGACCTGGACCACTACCTGGAGATCCTGCTGGTCAAGCCCGGCGCCCTCGCTGGGTCGACGGCGTTGGCTCAAGCCCGGCACGAGGGGTCGTTCACATCAGCGCACGACGCGTTCTGGGCCGCCGCCCGCGCCGCGCACGGCGAGGCCGAAGGCACCCGGGCGTTGATCGAGGTGCTGCTGCTGCATCGGCAGCTGCCCCACGCGGCCCTGGTCGCCGGGATCACCGCCACCGTCAACGCCGGCTCCTGCAGCCCGGAGCTGGTCGCGATCGAGGCACGGAAGGCCGCCGACGCGGGCGTCGCCGCGAACCCGTCGGACGCCGTGGCGCCCGTCGACGACGGCGTCGAGGACGGACTTGACCTGGCCGAGCCGGCCGACGAGCCAGTTCCCGCCGGGGCGCGGGTGATCTCCCTGCACGCGCGGCGGTTGCCCTCGGGCACCGAGCACAAGCCACCACCGATGAGCGTCTACGACCAGCTGCTGTCCCACCGATCGAAAGGCACATCCGCGTGA
- a CDS encoding DUF4192 domain-containing protein yields MNSPNNPRLPITSPADLLTAVPYLLGFHPTDSLLIVGLTGTRIAVASRADLPQPSQVAAWADDYILSQLRMLRNAAATRAIAVGYGPAATVTPTIDTVIPRLAATDIDVFDALRVTDGRYFSYLCQDPACCPTDGVPFDPQRSDITMHAIVAGRHALPDRAALVASIAPTTGDARVAVTRATAHARARRRTLISEAGRDGLIRAGEQAVRDMLARYADEQTLTDDELAWLTVLLPVPAIRDVAWQATDAQPWHVAMWTDITRRAHPPLAAAPASLLAFAAWRRGDGALASIAVDRALAANPAYTLARLIDQALRAGLPPSVLDGWPHPGQPTIA; encoded by the coding sequence GTGAACAGCCCGAACAACCCGCGCCTGCCGATCACCTCGCCCGCGGACCTGCTCACCGCCGTGCCCTACCTGCTCGGCTTCCACCCCACCGACAGCCTCCTGATCGTCGGCCTCACCGGCACCCGGATCGCCGTCGCCAGCCGCGCCGACCTCCCCCAGCCCAGCCAGGTCGCCGCCTGGGCCGACGACTACATCCTGTCGCAGCTCCGCATGCTGCGAAACGCCGCGGCCACCCGCGCCATCGCCGTCGGCTACGGCCCCGCCGCCACCGTCACCCCGACCATCGACACCGTGATCCCGCGGCTGGCCGCCACCGACATCGACGTCTTCGACGCGCTGCGGGTCACCGACGGCCGCTACTTCTCCTACCTCTGCCAGGACCCCGCCTGCTGCCCCACCGACGGCGTGCCCTTCGACCCCCAGCGCAGCGACATCACCATGCACGCCATCGTCGCCGGCCGTCACGCCCTACCCGACCGGGCCGCGCTCGTGGCCAGCATCGCCCCCACCACCGGGGACGCCCGCGTCGCCGTCACCCGCGCCACCGCCCACGCCCGAGCCCGCCGCCGCACCCTCATCAGCGAGGCCGGACGCGACGGCCTGATCCGCGCCGGCGAACAGGCGGTGCGGGACATGCTCGCCCGCTACGCCGACGAGCAGACCCTCACCGATGACGAGCTGGCCTGGCTCACTGTCCTGCTGCCCGTCCCCGCGATCCGCGACGTCGCCTGGCAGGCCACCGACGCCCAGCCCTGGCACGTCGCCATGTGGACCGACATCACCCGCCGCGCGCACCCGCCGCTCGCCGCCGCACCGGCGAGTCTGCTCGCCTTCGCCGCGTGGCGCCGCGGCGACGGCGCGCTCGCCTCCATCGCCGTCGACCGCGCCCTGGCCGCCAACCCCGCCTACACCCTCGCCCGGCTGATCGACCAGGCGCTGCGCGCCGGGCTCCCCCCGTCCGTGCTCGACGGCTGGCCCCACCCCGGCCAGCCCACCATCGCCTGA
- a CDS encoding vWA domain-containing protein has protein sequence MPHPSPHLQPGPAAPAASDPDWQVWSDAWTRHIPTLAGRSDLTVTVAPGAGGGAPACCYPDAGRIEVDATYIGSPDIANPRRAGHKRLVPTAYGLLVHEAAHAAHSRWRTPPGTPAVVAAVAELLEESRIEYRQRTRRRGDRRWLRHTVTTLISPDDVAVDDPWHAAHLAGLLLARVDARILTAKDTRGIRAAVTTVLGRKRLLQLRQLWRQAHTVDDSDADTMIDLAWRWCRILDIDPHRQPQAPAADAGVFAGLLAQALTDYLAHTAGLTPGQYRDQQITERFCAPATWTRRDPTDGERAAARLLAARLRAARTHHAEPDTRPSTVPPGRLRTRHAITAQAQIAAGAMPTATPWQRRTQLPPPKPTLHLGVIVDASYSMHPYAAPLSSAGWILAHAAHSNQAVTATIAFGNDVTLLVPPRRRPTHVLELRADGGSTAFTDAVKLADQLLQLRQPGRLRMLAVVSDGDLPDTGPAQRLITTLHRTGCPVLWLRPADLDGHTFTDTTTILVPDPVQAIGHIADAAVTALEHA, from the coding sequence ATGCCTCATCCATCCCCACATCTGCAGCCCGGCCCCGCCGCACCCGCGGCCAGTGATCCGGACTGGCAGGTGTGGAGCGACGCCTGGACCCGGCACATCCCGACCCTGGCCGGGCGCAGCGACCTGACCGTCACCGTCGCCCCCGGCGCCGGCGGCGGCGCACCCGCCTGCTGCTACCCCGACGCCGGCCGCATCGAGGTCGACGCCACCTACATCGGCTCCCCCGACATCGCCAACCCCCGCCGCGCCGGGCACAAACGCCTGGTACCGACCGCCTACGGGCTGCTGGTACACGAGGCCGCGCACGCCGCCCACAGCCGCTGGCGCACCCCGCCCGGCACCCCCGCCGTCGTCGCCGCCGTCGCCGAGCTACTGGAGGAGTCCCGCATCGAGTACCGACAGCGCACCCGTCGGCGCGGCGACCGGCGGTGGCTACGCCACACGGTCACCACCCTGATCAGCCCCGACGACGTCGCCGTCGACGACCCTTGGCACGCCGCCCACCTCGCTGGACTGCTCCTGGCGCGGGTCGATGCCCGCATCCTCACCGCTAAGGACACCCGAGGGATCCGTGCCGCCGTCACCACCGTCCTCGGCCGCAAGCGGCTGCTGCAGCTACGCCAGCTGTGGCGCCAAGCCCACACCGTCGACGACAGCGACGCCGACACCATGATCGACCTCGCGTGGCGGTGGTGCCGCATCCTCGACATCGACCCCCACCGCCAACCACAGGCACCCGCAGCGGACGCAGGCGTGTTCGCCGGCCTGCTCGCCCAGGCGCTCACCGACTACCTCGCCCACACCGCCGGGCTCACACCAGGGCAATACCGGGACCAGCAGATCACCGAACGGTTCTGCGCGCCCGCGACGTGGACCCGCCGCGACCCGACCGACGGTGAACGTGCGGCGGCCCGCCTCCTCGCCGCCCGGCTGCGCGCCGCCCGCACCCACCACGCTGAACCCGACACGCGGCCCAGCACGGTTCCGCCGGGACGGCTGCGGACCCGCCACGCCATCACCGCCCAGGCGCAGATCGCCGCCGGCGCCATGCCCACCGCCACGCCCTGGCAACGCCGCACCCAGCTGCCGCCGCCGAAACCGACCCTGCACCTGGGCGTCATCGTCGACGCCTCCTACTCCATGCACCCCTACGCGGCGCCCCTGTCATCCGCCGGCTGGATCCTCGCCCACGCCGCCCACAGCAACCAGGCAGTCACCGCCACCATCGCCTTCGGCAACGACGTCACCCTGCTCGTCCCGCCCCGGCGACGGCCCACCCACGTGCTGGAACTACGCGCCGATGGCGGCAGCACGGCCTTCACCGACGCGGTGAAACTCGCCGACCAGCTGCTGCAGCTGCGCCAGCCCGGCCGGCTGCGGATGCTCGCCGTCGTCTCCGACGGCGACCTGCCCGACACCGGCCCCGCCCAACGCCTCATCACCACCCTGCACCGCACGGGCTGCCCGGTGCTGTGGCTGCGCCCCGCCGACCTGGACGGGCACACCTTCACCGACACCACCACCATCCTGGTGCCCGACCCGGTGCAGGCCATCGGCCACATCGCCGACGCCGCAGTCACCGCCCTCGAGCACGCCTGA
- a CDS encoding AAA family ATPase — MDPATPPTAPQTGDASPTADPGDGRRPGYLYRQVAAHLAAHPDRVFKVGELTTAIAAPSTGAVFEACKKMAAAGYATHLTGPHRFQITQAGIDAAGTMPPPAPRTPRQGRHGAGRRQPVTRPNGDLYFPRKLAGATDVDVLRRLREKRIPVLLYGPPGTGKTALVEAAFPDLLTVAGTGDTVVEDFLGNFIPLPDGGFEFVYGPLVTAMRDGRALLVDDATLIPPKVLAVLYPAMDGRRVITIPGYRNERVEAVDGFYVIAGHNPGVHGAILTEALASRFDVHIEVTTDWDLARHLGVPNPAVQAAIALNADLAAGRVGWAPQLRELLGFARVRKTLGLPAAISNLAGRAPADDRDQVLTALRQQFGTDITALTLGKQR; from the coding sequence ATGGACCCTGCAACCCCACCCACAGCCCCGCAAACCGGTGATGCCTCCCCCACAGCAGATCCCGGTGACGGCCGCCGGCCCGGCTACCTCTACCGGCAGGTCGCCGCTCACCTCGCCGCGCACCCCGACCGGGTGTTCAAGGTCGGGGAGCTGACCACGGCGATCGCCGCCCCGTCCACCGGCGCGGTGTTCGAAGCGTGCAAAAAGATGGCCGCCGCCGGCTACGCCACCCACCTGACGGGCCCGCACCGGTTCCAGATCACCCAGGCCGGGATCGACGCCGCCGGGACTATGCCACCGCCCGCCCCGCGTACACCCCGCCAAGGACGTCACGGGGCGGGTCGGCGGCAGCCCGTCACGCGCCCCAACGGTGACCTGTACTTCCCCCGCAAGCTCGCGGGCGCCACCGACGTGGACGTGCTGCGCAGGCTGCGCGAGAAGCGTATCCCCGTGCTGCTCTACGGGCCGCCCGGCACCGGCAAGACCGCCCTCGTCGAGGCCGCCTTCCCCGACCTGCTCACCGTCGCCGGAACCGGCGACACCGTCGTGGAGGACTTTCTCGGCAACTTCATCCCGCTGCCCGACGGCGGGTTCGAGTTCGTCTACGGGCCCCTCGTCACCGCCATGCGCGACGGCAGGGCGTTGCTGGTCGACGACGCCACCCTCATCCCGCCGAAAGTCCTCGCCGTGCTCTACCCCGCGATGGACGGCCGCCGGGTGATCACCATTCCCGGCTACCGCAATGAACGCGTCGAAGCCGTCGACGGGTTCTATGTCATCGCCGGCCACAACCCGGGCGTCCACGGCGCAATCCTCACCGAAGCGCTGGCGTCGCGGTTCGACGTGCACATCGAGGTCACGACCGATTGGGACCTCGCCCGCCACCTCGGCGTCCCCAACCCCGCCGTCCAAGCCGCGATCGCGCTCAACGCCGACCTCGCCGCCGGGCGCGTCGGCTGGGCGCCGCAACTGCGGGAGCTGCTCGGCTTCGCCCGCGTCCGCAAAACCCTCGGCCTGCCCGCCGCCATCTCCAACCTGGCCGGCCGCGCCCCCGCCGACGACCGCGATCAGGTCCTCACCGCGCTGCGCCAACAGTTCGGCACCGACATCACCGCGCTGACCCTCGGCAAACAGCGCTGA
- a CDS encoding DUF4314 domain-containing protein, with product MTYQPGERVALEHTGDLHTLLRPGDEGTVRHYDPDQRVLEVNWDSGSCLSMLLGAGDRVRRLPAPTGVASWEQVLDAMRVAGTAAGWDAAVWWAQNLIGGRATGDVRDVARQVLAGIDDVDPPVMDGLPTVDRYVLAEDRDRYAEHAPQGAPAWEDLTARRRDQTRWAWCDGFDDAAEAEVARQCRIVLHPHSDDRDMSHLAPDRVRLGGPGVFAGDWAWTPNGDGQMRIPVGFVGILVDTWNGWAVFTCTRQVAEAIVADQQAARDRYRHQLAAEGISGQRQERMVDESMARLSFDGDVIVADETRVHDDPDAVERISPDAGGRYMVMGRAWTWLPVHPYDCDRIAGDIPDPPTAASTPGTSAEGAADA from the coding sequence ATGACCTACCAGCCTGGCGAGCGGGTGGCGCTGGAGCACACCGGCGACCTGCACACGCTGCTGCGTCCGGGTGACGAGGGCACGGTGCGCCACTACGACCCGGACCAGCGGGTCCTCGAGGTGAACTGGGACAGCGGCTCCTGCCTGTCGATGCTTCTCGGCGCCGGTGACCGCGTCCGCCGGCTCCCCGCCCCTACTGGCGTCGCCAGCTGGGAGCAGGTGCTCGACGCGATGCGGGTCGCGGGCACGGCGGCTGGCTGGGACGCAGCCGTGTGGTGGGCGCAGAACCTCATCGGCGGGAGGGCCACCGGCGACGTCCGCGACGTCGCGCGGCAGGTGCTGGCCGGCATCGATGACGTGGACCCGCCCGTCATGGACGGGCTGCCCACCGTCGACCGGTACGTCCTGGCCGAGGACCGCGACCGGTATGCCGAGCACGCCCCGCAGGGTGCTCCGGCGTGGGAGGACCTGACCGCCCGCCGGCGCGACCAGACGCGGTGGGCGTGGTGCGACGGTTTCGACGACGCCGCCGAAGCCGAGGTGGCCCGGCAGTGCCGGATCGTGCTGCACCCGCACAGCGACGACCGGGACATGAGCCACCTGGCTCCCGACCGGGTGCGCCTGGGCGGGCCGGGGGTCTTCGCCGGGGACTGGGCGTGGACGCCGAACGGCGACGGACAGATGCGGATCCCGGTCGGGTTCGTCGGCATCCTGGTGGACACGTGGAACGGGTGGGCGGTGTTCACCTGCACCCGGCAGGTAGCCGAGGCGATCGTCGCCGACCAGCAGGCCGCCCGCGACCGCTACCGGCACCAGCTCGCCGCCGAAGGCATCAGCGGGCAGCGGCAGGAGCGGATGGTCGACGAGTCCATGGCGCGGCTGTCGTTCGACGGCGATGTCATCGTCGCCGACGAAACCCGCGTGCACGACGACCCGGACGCGGTCGAACGGATCAGCCCCGACGCCGGCGGCCGGTACATGGTGATGGGCCGCGCGTGGACGTGGCTGCCGGTGCATCCGTACGACTGCGACCGCATCGCAGGCGACATCCCCGACCCGCCCACCGCCGCCAGCACTCCCGGAACATCGGCGGAGGGAGCAGCTGATGCCTGA
- a CDS encoding C40 family peptidase: MLCAGAVGMLFTGGGTASAACNGTVGPGRQPLLPTVTVSPPATGVGGSTGEQVTNAAVIVSVGVELTVPPRGWVIALATAMQESTLRNLSRGDRDSVGLFQQRTSQGWGTPAQLQDPRYAAGRFYRALLAVDGWQAMALTDAAQAVQRSAYPGAYAKWEDDAIALVRVLAGGTPAGPVGGDLEQAMSNPLCLFDAGDGQPGGEQVPLPAGFTLPAGTPGPVVTAVGWALAQLGSPYTFGGDCTAPHSGIPARQCDCSSLIQQAYRAAGIILPRTTSDQIHAGRPVTDYRDLRPGDLLFIPGSRGTTTKPGHVGLYLGQGLIVQAPHSGDVVKISRLSVWAAHLAAVRRVIS, encoded by the coding sequence ATGCTGTGCGCGGGCGCAGTGGGGATGCTGTTCACCGGCGGTGGTACCGCCTCGGCCGCGTGCAACGGCACTGTCGGCCCGGGCCGGCAGCCGTTGCTGCCCACCGTCACCGTGTCCCCGCCTGCCACCGGCGTTGGCGGCTCGACGGGCGAGCAGGTCACCAACGCGGCGGTGATCGTGTCCGTCGGCGTCGAGCTCACGGTCCCGCCCCGAGGCTGGGTCATCGCCCTGGCCACCGCCATGCAGGAGTCCACCCTGCGCAACCTGTCCCGCGGGGACCGCGACTCGGTGGGGTTGTTCCAGCAGCGCACGTCCCAGGGCTGGGGCACACCCGCTCAACTCCAGGACCCGCGCTACGCGGCCGGCCGGTTCTACCGGGCGTTGCTGGCCGTCGACGGCTGGCAGGCCATGGCGTTGACCGACGCCGCCCAAGCGGTGCAGCGCTCCGCCTACCCCGGCGCCTACGCGAAGTGGGAGGACGACGCGATCGCCCTGGTCCGCGTCCTGGCCGGCGGCACCCCCGCCGGGCCCGTCGGAGGGGATCTGGAGCAGGCGATGAGCAACCCGCTGTGCCTGTTCGACGCAGGTGACGGCCAGCCCGGCGGCGAGCAGGTGCCGCTGCCCGCCGGGTTCACCCTGCCGGCGGGCACGCCGGGGCCGGTCGTGACGGCGGTCGGCTGGGCGCTGGCGCAGCTCGGCAGCCCGTACACCTTCGGCGGGGACTGCACCGCACCCCACTCCGGTATCCCCGCCCGCCAATGCGACTGCTCCTCCCTCATCCAGCAGGCGTACCGGGCCGCCGGCATCATCCTGCCCCGCACCACCAGCGACCAGATCCACGCGGGCCGGCCGGTCACCGACTACCGGGACCTGCGGCCGGGGGACCTGCTGTTCATTCCCGGCAGCCGCGGCACCACGACCAAGCCCGGGCACGTGGGCCTCTACCTCGGCCAGGGGCTGATCGTGCAGGCCCCGCACAGCGGCGACGTCGTCAAGATCAGTCGCCTGTCCGTGTGGGCCGCGCACCTCGCCGCCGTGCGCCGCGTCATCAGCTGA
- a CDS encoding GGDEF domain-containing protein, translated as MSPILQGIVTTVGGILAGLALAGALLWRQQQALDAARYQASHDEITGLPNRRLFLTRLRAALADRAAVGVVLLDLDGFKTVNDTLGHDAGNLLLAHVGRLLAALDAPVEIAARLSGDEFALLVRGDQEDVAGAARTAWHAIGAAPFRLNSGEVRVSGSVGYTHNPAYLSANPRQLLAEADTAMYHAKRSGTGVYGHHPLATPVGRSRDRHHH; from the coding sequence GTGTCTCCCATCCTGCAAGGAATCGTCACCACCGTCGGCGGGATCCTCGCCGGCCTCGCCCTCGCCGGCGCCCTCCTGTGGCGTCAACAGCAAGCCCTCGACGCGGCCCGCTACCAGGCCAGCCACGACGAGATCACCGGGCTGCCCAACCGGCGGCTGTTCCTCACCCGACTACGCGCCGCCCTCGCCGACCGGGCGGCGGTCGGGGTGGTGCTGCTCGACCTCGACGGGTTCAAGACGGTCAACGACACCCTCGGCCACGACGCCGGCAACCTGCTCCTCGCCCACGTCGGCCGGCTCCTCGCCGCCCTCGACGCGCCGGTGGAGATCGCCGCAAGGTTGTCCGGCGACGAGTTCGCCCTCCTCGTACGGGGCGACCAGGAGGACGTGGCCGGTGCCGCCCGCACCGCATGGCACGCCATCGGCGCCGCCCCCTTCCGCCTGAACAGCGGCGAGGTCCGTGTCAGCGGCTCCGTCGGCTACACCCACAACCCCGCCTACCTGTCCGCCAACCCCCGCCAGCTGCTGGCCGAGGCGGACACGGCGATGTACCACGCGAAGCGTTCCGGTACCGGCGTGTACGGCCACCATCCCTTGGCCACCCCGGTGGGACGCAGCCGCGACCGCCACCACCACTGA